A DNA window from Anopheles merus strain MAF unplaced genomic scaffold, AmerM5.1 LNR4000079, whole genome shotgun sequence contains the following coding sequences:
- the LOC121601368 gene encoding uncharacterized protein LOC121601368, whose translation MGFSIVETLGPKGYGELCLVPDGWVQGTSSGKYYLLWPNIPGKLASKLVRNANSVPESGWTRQECCVKRSNISSYETGTKILAEMSDESSTDYMEQGTTQHITIGNYEQIFAQRVLENDAMETVNYDLDTSNFHEEYLNDHLENENVPEENSKCSHCPCFEALVKFQKEAYEDLQKGQQKILKKMSIIERQNEMLLNTTAQAVEVNGSNILEFEFNRLTNKKDLMQCDERLGETDYFQQVLDWLKSKIIDTDAENRMLEALDLIFEKTLLVECSWTGIGKGCTKFEIRLLRNLMNLFQTIGSTKFHKVSENMLSKFFQRKLKQAKQRLNIQGVRKPTNHKRQTEKN comes from the coding sequence ATGGGATTTTCCATTGTGGAGACCTTAGGCCCTAAGGGATATGGAGAATTATGTCTTGTGCCTGATGGATGGGTGCAGGGAACTAGTAGTGGAAAATATTACTTGTTATGGCCCAATATTCCCGGAAAATTGGCATCCAAACTGGTGCGAAATGCTAACAGTGTTCCTGAAAGTGGATGGACAAGACAAGAATGCTGTGTAAAAAGATCAAACATTTCGTCTTACGAGACTGGGACGAAAATTTTAGCTGAAATGTCTGACGAATCATCAACCGATTATATGGAACAAGGCACAACACAGCATATAACAATTGGAAATTATGAGCAAATATTCGCACAGCGCGTTTTAGAAAACGATGCTATGGAAACTGTAAACTACGATCTCGACACATCTAATTTTCATGAGGAATACTTAAACGATCAcctagaaaatgaaaatgttcctGAAGAAAATTCGAAATGTTCTCATTGTCCATGTTTCGAAGCATTAGTAAAGTTCCAGAAAGAAGCATATGAAGATCTTCAAAAAGGGCAacaaaaaattttgaaaaagatgAGCATAATAGAACGCCAAAATGAAATGCTGCTTAACACAACAGCCCAAGCTGTGGAAGTAAACGGAAGTAATATATTAGAATTTGAATTCAATCGTCTAACTAATAAGAAAGATCTAATGCAGTGCGATGAAAGATTAGGAGAAACAGATTATTTTCAACAGGTGTTGGATTGGCTGAAATCTAAAATCATAGATACGGATGCGGAAAATAGGATGCTGGAAGCCCTTGAtttaattttcgaaaaaacacTATTGGTAGAATGTAGTTGGACAGGTATAGGGAAAGGTTGCACTAAGTTTGAAATTAGACTGTTGAGAAATTTGATGAATTTGTTTCAGACTATTGGAAGCACTAAATTTCATAAGGTTAGCGAAAATATGCTATCAAAATTTTTTCAACGTAAAttgaagcaagcaaaacaacgatTGAATATTCAAGGAGTGCGTAAACCTACCAACCATAAGAGGCAGactgaaaaaaattaa